A section of the Rhizobium sp. BT03 genome encodes:
- a CDS encoding 3-carboxy-cis,cis-muconate cycloisomerase produces MTASPFDHPFLSGLLGDDEIAPYFSAEADLRAMASFEAALARAEATHGLIPAEAARKITAACAGFSPDLASLRSATARDGVVIPDFIRQLRAEVGEEAAKSLHLGATSQDVIDTSLMIRLKAVVFLFAGRLSTIAGALDGLDRQFGHSRLMGHTRMQAAIPIAVSDRLDAWRAPLETCRDRLTEQSFPVQFGGAAGTLDKLGPQAAAVRAALAQELGLTDARQWQSGRLPIADIAGLFASISGSLGKIGQDIALLAQAGQEIEIAGGGTSSAMAHKQNPVAAETLVALARFNATALSGIHQSLVHEQERSGAAWTLEWLLLPQMTMATAASLRLAAELTGNIRRLGTA; encoded by the coding sequence ATGACCGCATCGCCCTTCGACCATCCCTTCCTCTCCGGCCTGCTCGGCGACGATGAAATCGCGCCCTATTTCTCCGCCGAGGCTGATCTGCGCGCCATGGCCTCCTTCGAGGCCGCGCTGGCGAGAGCGGAAGCCACGCATGGCCTGATCCCAGCGGAAGCGGCAAGAAAGATCACCGCAGCCTGCGCCGGCTTTTCTCCCGATCTCGCCAGTCTTCGCTCGGCGACCGCGCGGGATGGCGTCGTCATCCCCGATTTCATCAGGCAACTGCGCGCCGAAGTCGGCGAGGAGGCAGCAAAAAGCCTGCATCTCGGCGCCACCAGCCAGGATGTGATCGACACCAGCCTGATGATCAGGCTGAAGGCCGTGGTCTTCCTGTTCGCCGGCCGGCTTTCCACTATTGCCGGAGCGCTCGACGGACTCGATCGCCAGTTCGGCCACAGCCGGCTGATGGGCCACACCCGCATGCAGGCGGCGATCCCGATCGCCGTCTCCGACCGTCTCGACGCATGGCGCGCACCGTTGGAAACTTGTCGCGACCGCCTGACCGAGCAGAGTTTTCCCGTCCAGTTCGGCGGCGCCGCCGGCACGCTGGATAAGCTTGGGCCGCAGGCCGCAGCCGTTCGCGCCGCGCTCGCCCAGGAACTCGGCCTGACCGACGCCAGGCAATGGCAGAGCGGGCGTCTGCCGATCGCCGATATCGCCGGCCTGTTTGCATCGATCTCCGGCAGCCTCGGCAAGATCGGCCAGGATATCGCCCTGCTTGCCCAGGCAGGCCAGGAGATCGAAATCGCAGGCGGCGGCACCTCGTCGGCGATGGCCCACAAGCAGAATCCGGTCGCCGCCGAAACCCTGGTCGCGCTCGCACGCTTCAACGCGACGGCGCTGTCGGGCATCCACCAGTCCCTCGTCCATGAACAGGAACGCTCCGGTGCTGCCTGGACGCTCGAATGGCTGCTGCTGCCGCAAATGACGATGGCAACCGCCGCCAGCTTGCGCCTCGCAGCGGAGCTAACAGGAAATATCAGGCGGCTTGGAACTGCCTAA
- the pcaG gene encoding protocatechuate 3,4-dioxygenase subunit alpha yields MQQLGYLKETPSQTAGPYVHIGLTPNFCDITGVYDADLGTQMVNEKTLGERITVTGRILDGAGALVRDAVVEIWQADSAGLYNSPSEMRGTADPNFTGWGRCPTRSEDGVYSFDTIKPGRVPFKDGRRQAPHITVWIVARGINIGLHTRMYFPEETEANAADPLLLRIEHRERVATMIATRDGAICHFDIHLQGAKETVFLDI; encoded by the coding sequence ATGCAGCAGCTCGGTTATCTCAAGGAAACCCCGTCGCAGACGGCCGGCCCCTATGTCCACATCGGCCTGACGCCGAATTTCTGCGACATCACGGGCGTCTACGATGCCGATCTCGGCACCCAGATGGTCAACGAGAAGACGCTCGGCGAGCGTATCACCGTCACCGGCCGCATCCTCGACGGCGCCGGCGCTTTGGTGCGCGATGCCGTCGTCGAGATCTGGCAGGCCGACAGCGCCGGCCTCTACAACAGCCCCTCGGAAATGCGCGGCACCGCCGATCCCAATTTCACCGGCTGGGGCCGCTGCCCGACCCGCAGCGAAGACGGCGTCTACAGCTTCGACACCATCAAGCCCGGCCGCGTCCCCTTCAAGGACGGCCGCAGACAAGCCCCGCACATCACCGTCTGGATCGTCGCCCGCGGCATCAATATCGGCCTGCACACGCGGATGTATTTCCCGGAGGAGACGGAAGCCAACGCCGCCGACCCGCTGCTTCTGCGCATCGAACATCGCGAGCGTGTCGCCACCATGATCGCCACCCGCGACGGCGCCATCTGCCATTTCGACATTCATCTGCAGGGTGCGAAGGAAACGGTGTTTTTGGATATTTGA
- the pcaH gene encoding protocatechuate 3,4-dioxygenase subunit beta has product MSELPNRKPETGAFFARDRAWHAPALTPGYKTSVLRAPQRALLSLDGTISETTGPVFGHSMIGDLDNDLILNYARPGESAIGERIIVHGRVLDERAKPVAGALVEFWQANAGGRYRHKKESYLAAIDPNFGGCGRAVTDEEGRYHFRTVRPGAYPWPNGVNDWRPAHIHFSVFGHGFAQRLITQMYFEGDPMIWKCPIVGTIPDKAAIEQLIAPLDWGNTIPMDSRAYKFDIVLRGRRSTMFENRLEGN; this is encoded by the coding sequence ATGTCCGAATTACCGAACCGCAAGCCCGAGACCGGCGCCTTCTTCGCCCGCGACCGCGCCTGGCACGCGCCGGCGCTGACCCCCGGCTACAAAACCTCGGTGCTGCGCGCCCCCCAGCGCGCCCTGCTCTCGCTCGACGGCACGATCTCCGAAACCACCGGCCCGGTCTTCGGCCATTCGATGATCGGCGATCTCGACAACGACCTGATCCTGAATTATGCGCGGCCCGGCGAAAGCGCCATTGGCGAGCGCATCATCGTCCATGGCCGCGTGCTCGACGAACGGGCAAAGCCGGTTGCCGGCGCGCTGGTCGAATTCTGGCAGGCCAATGCCGGCGGCCGCTATCGCCACAAGAAGGAATCCTATCTGGCGGCGATCGACCCGAATTTCGGCGGCTGCGGCCGCGCCGTCACCGATGAGGAAGGCCGCTACCATTTCCGCACGGTGCGGCCCGGCGCCTATCCCTGGCCGAACGGCGTCAACGACTGGCGCCCGGCCCATATCCATTTCTCGGTTTTCGGCCACGGCTTTGCCCAGCGGCTGATCACCCAGATGTATTTCGAGGGCGATCCGATGATCTGGAAATGTCCGATCGTCGGCACGATCCCCGACAAGGCGGCGATCGAGCAGCTGATTGCGCCGCTCGACTGGGGCAATACGATCCCGATGGACTCACGCGCCTATAAATTCGATATCGTGCTGCGCGGCCGCCGCTCGACGATGTTCGAAAACAGGCTGGAGGGCAATTGA
- the pcaC gene encoding 4-carboxymuconolactone decarboxylase produces MNETASSERYRQGMATRRAVLGDAHVDRAAAAATEFDRPFQELITEAAWGHVWSRPGLSKRERSIVTIALLAALGQDDEVAMHVRATANTGATREDVCEALLHVAIYAGVPAANHAIKIAKQAFEQMDAEKAA; encoded by the coding sequence ATGAACGAGACCGCCTCCTCCGAGCGTTACCGGCAAGGCATGGCGACCCGCCGCGCCGTGCTCGGCGACGCCCATGTCGACCGTGCTGCGGCCGCGGCGACCGAGTTCGACCGGCCCTTCCAGGAGCTGATCACCGAAGCCGCCTGGGGCCATGTCTGGTCGCGCCCGGGGCTGAGCAAACGCGAGCGCTCGATCGTCACCATCGCGCTGCTGGCGGCACTCGGCCAGGACGACGAGGTTGCCATGCATGTGCGCGCCACCGCCAACACAGGTGCGACCCGCGAGGATGTCTGCGAGGCGCTCTTGCATGTGGCGATCTATGCCGGCGTTCCCGCCGCCAATCATGCGATCAAGATCGCCAAGCAGGCCTTTGAACAAATGGACGCCGAAAAGGCGGCCTGA
- the pcaD gene encoding 3-oxoadipate enol-lactonase, with protein MQFARINDVTIHYQVIGAPADRPVIVFINSLGTDFRIWRDVVVRLAGDYAVLLYDKRGHGLSDVGQLPASIEDHATDLAGLLDLLSVKNAVICGLSVGGLIAQSLYQRRPDLVHALILSDTAHKIGTAESWNARIAAVEKNGIGSIVDAIMERWFTPAFRRPENTAYSGYCNMLTRQPVEGYIAACEAIRDADFTEAAKRIAVPAICIVGDQDGSTPPALVLSTAKLIPGARYEVIPDCAHIPCVEQPEALTAIIRAFLTSLPPGETNR; from the coding sequence GTGCAGTTTGCCCGCATAAACGACGTAACGATCCACTATCAGGTCATCGGCGCGCCCGCCGATCGGCCGGTGATCGTCTTCATCAACTCGCTGGGAACGGATTTCCGCATCTGGCGCGACGTCGTGGTGCGGCTTGCCGGCGACTACGCCGTCCTGCTCTACGACAAGCGCGGCCACGGGCTTTCCGATGTCGGCCAGCTCCCCGCATCGATCGAGGATCATGCGACCGATCTCGCCGGCCTGCTCGATCTGCTCTCGGTCAAGAATGCGGTCATCTGCGGCCTCTCCGTCGGCGGCCTCATCGCCCAGTCGCTCTATCAGCGCCGGCCGGATCTCGTGCACGCCCTCATCCTCAGCGACACCGCCCATAAGATCGGCACGGCCGAAAGCTGGAATGCCCGCATCGCCGCGGTCGAGAAGAACGGCATCGGCAGCATTGTCGACGCCATCATGGAGCGCTGGTTCACGCCTGCCTTCCGCCGGCCGGAGAACACCGCCTATTCAGGCTATTGCAACATGCTGACGCGCCAGCCGGTCGAGGGTTATATCGCCGCCTGCGAAGCGATCCGCGATGCCGATTTCACCGAAGCGGCAAAGAGGATCGCGGTTCCGGCGATCTGCATCGTCGGGGACCAGGACGGCTCGACGCCGCCCGCTCTCGTGCTTTCCACAGCGAAGCTGATCCCCGGCGCCCGCTACGAAGTTATCCCAGATTGCGCCCATATTCCCTGCGTCGAGCAGCCGGAAGCGCTGACGGCGATCATCCGCGCCTTTCTGACGTCTCTTCCGCCTGGAGAAACCAACCGATGA
- the pcaQ gene encoding pca operon transcription factor PcaQ, producing MIDSRVKFRHLQTFVEVARQKSVMKAAELLHVSQPAVTKTIRELEQVLGVDVFERDGRGIKITRYGEVFLRHAGAALTALRQGLDSVSQEQFADAPPIRIGALPTVSSRIMPRAMELFLKERTWSRVKIVTGENAVLLEQLRVGDLDLVVGRLAGAEKMAGFSFEHLYSEQVVFAVRAGHPLLDAGQSPFSGFGDYTVLMPTRGSIIRPVVENFLIANGVSSLPNQIETVSDSFGRAFLRSSDAIWIISNGVVADDVADGRLALLPVDTGETRGPVGLTMRADAVPSAPQSILMQTIREAAGEIS from the coding sequence ATGATCGACAGCCGCGTGAAGTTTCGTCATTTGCAGACCTTTGTCGAGGTGGCGCGGCAGAAGAGCGTCATGAAGGCGGCGGAGTTGCTGCATGTCAGCCAGCCGGCGGTGACGAAGACGATCCGCGAACTGGAGCAGGTGCTCGGCGTCGACGTCTTCGAGCGCGACGGCCGCGGCATCAAGATCACCCGCTACGGCGAGGTCTTCCTGCGCCATGCCGGGGCGGCGCTGACGGCGCTGCGCCAGGGGCTCGATTCCGTCTCGCAGGAGCAGTTCGCCGATGCGCCGCCGATCCGCATCGGCGCCCTGCCGACGGTGTCGTCACGCATCATGCCGCGGGCGATGGAACTCTTCCTCAAGGAGCGGACCTGGAGCCGGGTGAAGATCGTCACCGGCGAGAATGCCGTGCTGCTGGAGCAGCTTCGCGTCGGCGATCTCGATCTCGTCGTCGGACGTCTGGCGGGTGCGGAGAAGATGGCAGGCTTTTCCTTCGAGCATCTTTATTCCGAGCAGGTCGTGTTTGCCGTGCGCGCCGGTCATCCGCTGCTCGACGCTGGGCAATCGCCCTTCTCAGGTTTCGGCGATTACACGGTGCTGATGCCGACGCGGGGTTCGATCATCCGGCCGGTGGTCGAAAATTTCCTCATCGCCAACGGCGTCTCCAGCCTGCCGAACCAGATCGAAACGGTCTCGGATTCCTTCGGCCGCGCCTTCCTGCGCTCGAGCGATGCGATCTGGATCATTTCCAATGGCGTGGTGGCCGACGACGTCGCCGACGGGCGGCTGGCGCTGCTGCCGGTCGATACCGGCGAGACCAGGGGGCCGGTCGGGCTGACGATGCGCGCCGATGCCGTGCCGTCGGCGCCGCAATCGATCCTGATGCAGACGATCCGCGAAGCGGCCGGGGAGATTTCCTGA
- a CDS encoding MbcA/ParS/Xre antitoxin family protein — MQHARRREQRESQGPQRLETERFAPVNRKRLSAPALRTFLAIADLWGLSEEQRLLVLGYPSRSTYHNWAKQAREHGAFTLDVDTLTRISAVLGIHQALGVLFADERAGVAWLRVPHQAPVFGGHPPLDIVTNGTQDGLMTVRRFLDGARGGVYMQPNRLDEAFTPYEDADVVFR; from the coding sequence ATGCAGCATGCACGACGCAGGGAGCAGCGGGAAAGCCAGGGGCCGCAGCGGCTTGAGACCGAGCGGTTTGCGCCTGTAAATCGCAAAAGGCTGAGTGCGCCGGCCTTGCGAACCTTCCTGGCGATCGCCGATCTCTGGGGTTTGAGCGAGGAGCAGCGGCTGCTCGTGCTCGGCTATCCCTCCCGGTCGACCTATCACAACTGGGCCAAGCAGGCGCGCGAGCACGGGGCCTTCACGCTCGATGTCGATACGCTGACCCGGATCTCCGCCGTGCTCGGCATTCATCAGGCGCTCGGCGTGCTGTTTGCCGACGAACGCGCCGGCGTCGCCTGGCTGCGCGTGCCGCATCAGGCGCCGGTGTTCGGCGGGCATCCGCCGCTCGATATCGTGACGAATGGGACCCAGGACGGGCTGATGACCGTGCGCCGCTTCCTCGATGGCGCCCGCGGCGGTGTCTACATGCAGCCGAATAGGCTCGACGAGGCCTTCACGCCTTATGAAGATGCGGACGTCGTCTTCCGGTGA
- a CDS encoding RES family NAD+ phosphorylase: MSERFAAAPRPSYRLIPSQFPPIGLFDTVTRAADLEAVMELVGWTNDRLVADRIQRLPEDEWVYGSANASIVMAAFLHVAPGGMRFNGPDLGAWYAADNLKTAAAEVGHHLRREVVARGVATMARTYRSYAATLIGDYLDIRGEQALRPDVYNSASYAASQMLGEEVRSSGGAGILYDSVRLRGGVNIAAHRPRNIRDVLQADHFEITVFAADRRIDVRKLAS, translated from the coding sequence GTGAGTGAGCGTTTTGCCGCGGCGCCGCGTCCGTCCTATCGGCTGATCCCATCGCAATTTCCGCCGATCGGGCTTTTCGACACGGTGACCCGGGCGGCCGATCTCGAAGCCGTGATGGAACTCGTCGGCTGGACCAACGACCGTCTCGTCGCCGACCGCATCCAGCGGCTCCCCGAGGATGAGTGGGTCTATGGCAGTGCGAATGCCAGCATCGTCATGGCGGCGTTCCTGCATGTCGCCCCCGGCGGCATGCGCTTCAACGGCCCCGATCTCGGCGCCTGGTATGCCGCCGACAATCTGAAGACCGCCGCCGCCGAGGTCGGCCATCATCTCCGGCGCGAGGTCGTCGCCCGCGGCGTGGCGACGATGGCGCGCACCTATCGAAGCTATGCGGCCACTCTGATTGGCGACTATCTCGACATTCGCGGCGAGCAGGCGCTGCGGCCCGATGTCTATAACAGTGCGAGCTATGCGGCGTCGCAGATGCTGGGCGAAGAGGTGCGTTCGAGCGGCGGCGCCGGCATTCTTTATGACAGCGTCCGCCTGAGAGGCGGGGTCAACATCGCTGCGCATCGGCCGCGCAACATTCGCGATGTGCTGCAGGCCGATCACTTCGAAATCACCGTTTTCGCCGCCGACCGGCGCATCGATGTCAGGAAGCTTGCAAGCTAG
- a CDS encoding alpha/beta family hydrolase: MLDRFLLQGPQDARFTILLAHGAGAPMDSASMTAAAEALAGAGFRVIRFEFAYMAARRSGIRKPPPRAETLNPEYEAAIAELGVSGPLIIGGKSMGGRVASMIADDLHGRGKIAGLLCLGYPFHPPGQPTKLRTAHLKGLTTPTLICQGTRDEFGTRDEVPGYVLSHRIEILWLEDGDHDLKPRKTISGFSAADHLAAMAKAAKAWAERL, translated from the coding sequence ATGCTCGACAGATTTCTGCTCCAGGGGCCGCAGGATGCACGCTTCACCATCCTGCTGGCCCATGGCGCCGGCGCGCCGATGGATTCCGCGTCGATGACAGCAGCGGCGGAAGCGCTTGCCGGCGCCGGCTTCAGGGTCATCAGGTTTGAATTCGCCTATATGGCCGCCCGCCGCAGCGGAATCCGCAAGCCGCCGCCTCGGGCCGAAACGCTCAATCCCGAATATGAAGCAGCGATTGCCGAACTCGGCGTCAGCGGCCCGCTGATCATCGGCGGCAAGTCGATGGGCGGCCGGGTCGCCAGCATGATCGCCGACGATCTCCATGGCAGGGGCAAGATCGCCGGCCTGCTCTGCCTCGGCTATCCCTTCCATCCGCCCGGCCAGCCGACGAAACTACGCACGGCCCATCTCAAGGGGCTGACAACGCCCACGCTGATCTGCCAGGGAACGCGCGACGAATTCGGCACGCGCGACGAGGTGCCGGGCTACGTTCTCTCCCACCGGATCGAAATCCTCTGGCTCGAGGACGGAGACCACGACCTCAAGCCGCGCAAGACAATCTCCGGCTTCTCCGCTGCCGATCACCTCGCTGCGATGGCGAAAGCGGCAAAGGCCTGGGCGGAACGCCTCTAG
- a CDS encoding DUF899 family protein, whose protein sequence is MDHQHLVPAAMLAAKNGVRFPNESEAYRSARDALLAEEIELRRHIERVAVQRRALPPGGAVTKDYRFEGVDGPIAFSELFADKETLVVYSYMFGPQRERPCPMCTSLLSAWDGEVPDMLQRVGLAVVARSPLERLLAFKKERGWNHLPLYSDTTDEYSRDYHAIGKDGSDDAAFNVFTRRDGTIRHFWSGEMGGVTADPGEDPRGAPDLMPLWTVLDSTPEGRAPDWYPKLSY, encoded by the coding sequence ATGGATCATCAGCATCTCGTCCCCGCCGCTATGCTTGCGGCAAAGAACGGCGTCCGCTTCCCCAATGAGAGCGAGGCGTATCGCAGCGCCCGCGATGCGCTGCTTGCCGAAGAGATCGAATTGCGCCGCCACATCGAACGCGTGGCGGTACAGCGCCGGGCGCTGCCGCCGGGCGGCGCGGTGACGAAAGACTACCGCTTCGAAGGCGTTGACGGGCCGATAGCTTTCAGTGAGCTCTTCGCCGACAAGGAAACGCTGGTCGTCTACAGCTATATGTTCGGCCCACAACGAGAGCGCCCATGCCCGATGTGCACCTCACTGCTGTCGGCCTGGGACGGCGAGGTGCCGGATATGCTGCAGCGCGTCGGGCTTGCCGTCGTCGCCCGCTCGCCGCTCGAACGGCTGCTCGCCTTCAAGAAGGAACGCGGCTGGAATCACCTGCCGCTTTATTCCGACACGACGGATGAATACAGCCGCGACTATCACGCCATCGGCAAAGATGGCAGCGATGACGCGGCTTTCAACGTCTTCACGCGGCGCGACGGCACCATCCGCCATTTCTGGAGCGGAGAGATGGGCGGGGTAACGGCCGATCCCGGCGAGGATCCGCGCGGCGCACCCGATCTGATGCCGCTCTGGACCGTGCTGGATTCAACGCCGGAAGGCCGGGCGCCGGACTGGTATCCGAAGCTGTCTTATTGA
- a CDS encoding J domain-containing protein, giving the protein MTDPYDILGVERDANEAQLKAAYRKHAKVAHPDSGGDSQAFDNLQKAYALLLDPVRRKVYDDTGYDVELADAAELQALVMIEKLVTDAVLDERVPGSFDPVAVMQESLSEELRKARFSKSELERHASRIGLHLERLEKQSGRDVLAHMFRARIEAIGKAVAETEAKIKAAERAADMLAGYVYDVDPSPLPEASVANLEWIETSRNRSTG; this is encoded by the coding sequence GTGACGGATCCCTACGATATTCTCGGCGTTGAACGCGATGCGAATGAGGCGCAGCTGAAGGCCGCCTATCGCAAGCATGCAAAAGTCGCCCACCCGGATTCGGGCGGAGATTCGCAAGCCTTCGACAATCTGCAGAAAGCCTACGCGCTGCTTCTCGATCCCGTCCGCCGCAAGGTTTATGACGATACCGGCTATGACGTCGAACTCGCCGACGCCGCCGAGTTGCAGGCGCTCGTCATGATCGAGAAGCTCGTCACCGACGCAGTGCTCGACGAGCGCGTGCCCGGAAGTTTCGATCCCGTCGCCGTCATGCAGGAAAGCCTTTCCGAGGAACTGCGCAAGGCCCGCTTCAGCAAGAGCGAACTGGAACGCCACGCCTCGCGCATCGGCCTGCATCTGGAACGGCTCGAAAAACAGTCCGGCCGCGATGTGCTCGCGCACATGTTCCGCGCCCGCATCGAAGCGATCGGCAAGGCGGTCGCGGAAACCGAGGCGAAGATCAAGGCAGCGGAACGCGCCGCCGACATGCTCGCCGGCTATGTCTACGACGTCGATCCATCACCGCTGCCGGAGGCTTCTGTCGCCAATCTCGAATGGATCGAAACGTCGAGAAACCGCTCCACCGGCTGA
- a CDS encoding HutD family protein, whose amino-acid sequence MKILRAADHKRMPWKNGGGETVEIAVSPEDAGLAGFDWRVSMATVATDGPFSIFPGIDRTLAILNGNGMTLDIEGKAPALLTTASDPLAFPADIPVAARLQDGAITDLNVMTRRAGLVHTLVRIEIDGGKTLPLTASSCLLLCHRGALSFRQGDETGSLASGDALLMTDAVGIELKIDGEATCYLASIDAG is encoded by the coding sequence GTGAAGATCCTGCGGGCGGCCGATCACAAGCGCATGCCGTGGAAAAACGGCGGCGGCGAAACGGTGGAGATCGCCGTTTCGCCCGAAGATGCCGGCCTTGCCGGCTTCGACTGGCGCGTCAGCATGGCGACCGTCGCAACGGATGGGCCGTTCTCGATCTTTCCCGGCATCGACCGCACGCTGGCGATCCTGAACGGTAATGGGATGACGCTCGACATCGAAGGCAAGGCGCCGGCGCTGCTGACGACGGCGAGCGATCCCCTCGCCTTTCCGGCGGATATCCCGGTCGCCGCCAGGCTCCAGGACGGCGCGATCACCGATCTCAACGTCATGACCCGCCGCGCGGGCCTTGTTCACACGCTGGTGCGGATCGAAATCGATGGCGGCAAGACCCTGCCGCTGACGGCGTCGTCATGCCTGTTGCTCTGCCACCGCGGCGCGCTGTCGTTCCGGCAGGGCGATGAAACCGGCTCGCTTGCATCAGGCGATGCGCTGCTGATGACGGATGCAGTGGGAATCGAACTCAAAATCGATGGCGAGGCAACCTGTTATCTTGCTTCGATCGACGCCGGCTGA
- the hutU gene encoding urocanate hydratase — MSNPRHNIREIRAPRGNELNAKSWMTEAPLRMLMNNLDPDVAENPNELVVYGGIGRAARTWEDFDRIVATLKTLTEEETLLVQSGKPVGVFRTHKDAPRVLIANSNLVPHWATWDHFNELDKKGLAMYGQMTAGSWIYIGTQGIVQGTYETFVEAGRQHYGGNLKGKWILTGGLGGMGGAQPLAAVMAGACCLAVECNPDSIDFRLRTRYLDAKAETLDEALEMIDRWTKAGEAKSVGLLGNAAEILPEMVRRGIRPDMVTDQTSAHDPINGYLPKGWTMAEWKAKRESDPKAVEKAARASMREHVEAMIAFWNAGIPTLDYGNNIRQVAKEEGLENAFAFPGFVPAYIRPLFCRGIGPFRWAALSGDPEDIYKTDAKVRELTPGNTHLHNWLDMARERIAFQGLPARICWVGLGDRHRLALAFNEMVKNGELSAPIVIGRDHLDSGSVASPNRETEAMKDGSDAVSDWPLLNALLNTASGATWVSLHHGGGVGMGFSQHSGVVICADGTDDAAKRLERVLWNDPATGVMRHADAGYDIALDCARDKGLRLPGILGN, encoded by the coding sequence ATGAGCAATCCACGCCACAATATCCGCGAAATCCGCGCACCCCGCGGCAACGAGCTCAATGCCAAGAGCTGGATGACCGAAGCGCCGCTACGCATGCTGATGAACAATCTCGATCCCGATGTCGCGGAAAATCCGAACGAGCTCGTCGTTTATGGCGGCATCGGCCGCGCCGCTCGCACCTGGGAGGATTTCGATCGCATCGTCGCGACGCTGAAGACGTTGACCGAAGAAGAAACCCTGCTCGTGCAATCCGGCAAGCCGGTCGGCGTCTTCCGCACCCACAAGGATGCGCCGCGGGTGCTGATCGCCAACTCTAACCTCGTGCCGCATTGGGCGACCTGGGATCATTTCAACGAGCTGGATAAGAAGGGCCTTGCCATGTACGGCCAGATGACGGCCGGCTCGTGGATCTATATCGGCACCCAGGGCATCGTGCAGGGCACCTACGAGACCTTCGTCGAGGCCGGCCGCCAGCATTATGGCGGCAATCTCAAGGGCAAATGGATCCTGACCGGCGGCCTCGGCGGCATGGGCGGCGCCCAGCCGCTCGCTGCCGTCATGGCCGGCGCCTGCTGCCTGGCCGTCGAATGCAATCCCGACTCGATCGATTTCCGCCTGCGCACCCGCTATCTCGACGCCAAGGCCGAGACGCTCGACGAAGCGCTCGAAATGATCGACCGCTGGACCAAGGCGGGCGAGGCAAAATCCGTCGGGCTGCTCGGCAATGCCGCCGAAATCCTGCCGGAAATGGTCCGCCGCGGCATCCGCCCCGACATGGTCACCGACCAGACGTCGGCGCACGACCCGATCAACGGCTACCTGCCGAAGGGCTGGACGATGGCCGAATGGAAGGCCAAGCGCGAGAGCGATCCGAAGGCGGTCGAAAAAGCCGCACGCGCCTCGATGCGCGAGCATGTCGAAGCGATGATCGCCTTCTGGAACGCCGGTATCCCGACCCTCGACTACGGCAACAACATCCGCCAGGTCGCCAAGGAAGAAGGCTTGGAAAACGCCTTCGCCTTCCCCGGCTTCGTGCCGGCCTATATAAGACCGCTGTTCTGCCGCGGCATCGGCCCCTTCCGCTGGGCCGCCCTGTCAGGCGACCCGGAGGATATCTACAAGACCGATGCCAAGGTGAGGGAGCTGACCCCCGGCAATACCCACCTGCACAACTGGCTCGACATGGCCAGAGAGCGTATCGCCTTCCAGGGCCTGCCGGCGCGCATCTGCTGGGTCGGTCTCGGCGACCGTCACCGCCTGGCTCTGGCCTTCAATGAAATGGTCAAGAACGGCGAGCTTTCAGCTCCGATCGTCATCGGCCGCGATCACCTCGACTCCGGCTCCGTCGCTTCGCCGAACCGCGAAACCGAGGCGATGAAGGACGGCTCGGACGCCGTCTCCGACTGGCCGTTGCTCAACGCTTTGCTCAACACCGCCTCGGGCGCCACCTGGGTGTCGCTGCATCACGGCGGCGGCGTCGGCATGGGCTTCTCCCAGCATTCGGGCGTCGTCATCTGCGCCGATGGCACCGACGATGCGGCCAAGCGTCTCGAGCGGGTGCTCTGGAACGACCCGGCGACCGGCGTCATGCGCCACGCCGATGCCGGCTACGACATCGCCCTCGATTGCGCCCGGGACAAGGGCTTGCGCCTGCCCGGCATTCTCGGGAACTGA